In a single window of the Rhodamnia argentea isolate NSW1041297 chromosome 2, ASM2092103v1, whole genome shotgun sequence genome:
- the LOC115737504 gene encoding embryo-specific protein ATS3B-like isoform X2 yields MIRRLSFVLWLSLLSVAFGNPRSVVSQPHALKSFKNEGTCTYTVSVRTSCLSTSNTRDQISLVFGDGYGNQVYVPRLDSPSSRAFERCSTDTFQINGPCAYQICYLYLFRNGHDGWRPKHVTVQAHASSYYGQAQPVTFYYGTFIPRAVWYGFNYCAGRRVAPS; encoded by the exons ATGATCAGGAGGCTGAGTTTCGTGCTGTGGTTGAGCCTTTTGTCCGTAGCTTTTGGCAATCCCAGGTCCGTCGTCTCGCAGCCCCACGCACTTAAGTCCTTCAAG AACGAAGGGACCTGTACCTATACGGTATCGGTGAGGACGAGCTGTCTTTCGACCAGCAACACCAGAGACCAAATCAGTCTTGTGTTTGGAGATGGCTATGGCAATCAG GTGTATGTGCCCAGGCTGGACAGTCCATCCAGCAGGGCGTTCGAGAGGTGCTCGACCGACACTTTCCAGATAAACGGGCCGTGCGCGTACCAGATCTGCTACCTCTACCTCTTCAGGAACGGGCACGACGGTTGGAGACCCAAGCACGTGACGGTTCAGGCTCACGCGTCCTCCTACTATGGGCAGGCGCAGCCCGTCACCTTCTATTACGGCACCTTCATTCCCAGGGCCGTCTGGTATGGGTTCAATTACTGCGCCGGTCGTCGTGTGGCTCCTTCCTGA
- the LOC115737504 gene encoding embryo-specific protein ATS3B-like isoform X1 yields the protein MIRRLSFVLWLSLLSVAFGNPRSVVSQPHALKSFKVNDTRNEGTCTYTVSVRTSCLSTSNTRDQISLVFGDGYGNQVYVPRLDSPSSRAFERCSTDTFQINGPCAYQICYLYLFRNGHDGWRPKHVTVQAHASSYYGQAQPVTFYYGTFIPRAVWYGFNYCAGRRVAPS from the exons ATGATCAGGAGGCTGAGTTTCGTGCTGTGGTTGAGCCTTTTGTCCGTAGCTTTTGGCAATCCCAGGTCCGTCGTCTCGCAGCCCCACGCACTTAAGTCCTTCAAGGTCAATGACACTCGG AACGAAGGGACCTGTACCTATACGGTATCGGTGAGGACGAGCTGTCTTTCGACCAGCAACACCAGAGACCAAATCAGTCTTGTGTTTGGAGATGGCTATGGCAATCAG GTGTATGTGCCCAGGCTGGACAGTCCATCCAGCAGGGCGTTCGAGAGGTGCTCGACCGACACTTTCCAGATAAACGGGCCGTGCGCGTACCAGATCTGCTACCTCTACCTCTTCAGGAACGGGCACGACGGTTGGAGACCCAAGCACGTGACGGTTCAGGCTCACGCGTCCTCCTACTATGGGCAGGCGCAGCCCGTCACCTTCTATTACGGCACCTTCATTCCCAGGGCCGTCTGGTATGGGTTCAATTACTGCGCCGGTCGTCGTGTGGCTCCTTCCTGA